One Vicia villosa cultivar HV-30 ecotype Madison, WI linkage group LG5, Vvil1.0, whole genome shotgun sequence genomic window, GTGTTTTCTCTCTAAAACTTTGACAGTTTCAATTTAAACAACAAcattctattaaaaaattttAGGGACATCATAACAAATAATGAGTGGCTTAAAAAtgctttaaaattttaaaatagtacttttttaaataaaaattatatatataatatatattagaaattgaaatggttaaatttttaataaaaataatttttttatttatatttttcaaacaaaaaagtgTATATAACAATCAATATTAAGACCTTAAAATAAGGTAGAATGCATTGATGCCTATAGATAAATTTCATTAATCATTTGCATGAGTCTAACAAAATGATTATGCTCGTCTAAATAAATTGTTTACATTCTTACTTTTTCTTATCAAAACCTTCCTAATTCCTAAATATGgatgaagatttttttttttataaatattatatgaaaTAATCTGAGGTAATGACTTACACATCTAGCCTTGCTATCATATTTATGAGTGAAATTTTTACGAAATTAAGTAGATCTTCTAGccataaaaattaagaaaaatcatattgtagtcttttgaaaaacaaacatggCACTATAATAAAAGTTGTTGAAACTGAGAAACTAGAATGAAACTTATTTAATCATTGACCAAGTTCAATCTTACCTCCGATTGTTAACTTACATGTTGATACAAATGAATTGTATTTTAGTTGCTTAAGTATATCTTTGAAACCTCATTGTGTTTCAAAGCTTTtttaaatatatcaatttttttctcttttgttatgtttcttttctcttttataaTAATGGCTTTATAATATTGACAACAAGCAAAGAATTGGTGAaactgaaagaaaacaaaaatacaaaattcagTAATTCATATATCAAATTAAACAACTTGGCAAGTCACCACATGTTTAGTGAGTGTAGTTGAGTCATCCTCTTTCACTTCAGAaacaattaaaacatattaaaatctATAGTGATGTAGATGTGCATTTTAGGCTAAGATAGAGCCATTACATACATATGTATCAagaagaaaaccttcattttcaaGATCTAACTGGTAAAGTTTCagtaaaaaaaagattaaaaaagtaCTTTAAGTTTACACAGTAGGTGTAGACAATTTCCCAGCTTGGTCCAAAACATGAAGAAACTCAGTCCTGGTCCTAACAAGCCTGTGAAAAACCTCTCTAATTTGCAATTGCAAAGGTTCCAACCCTTCCTCCATCTTCCTACAAATGTCAGCCAATTCCTCCACATGTACTCTTACCTCATCCAAACGCTCATTTTCAGCAGGAAATTGAAAAGACTCAGCAAATTCAATAAGCAATTGTCCTACTTTTTCCATCTTTTGCATCTCTTCCAACAATCCAACAGAacctttcttctccttcttcttccacTCCTCAGCAATCTTCTCTTGCAAACCAATCATAGGTTGGGCCCAAGCCAGTTGCCTTGGAAAAGGTAAATGAGTTCCTAACCCGTTCCTTTCTTGACAAGGAATCGCGGCAGCAAGAGTCCACATAACAAAAACCAATGCAGTACTCATTATGTATAGTGGCAAAGCCAAACCCGTTAAATCAGCACCACGCGGTGCAGCCAAATTTGAAGACATGGCGTGAATTTGTTTTGCAGCAGACCAGTTTCTCGCCATTGTCCATGACAGTGATCTGACACGATCCTTATTCCCAGCATTTCCTCCTCTTCTTCCAAATGACCTATTAAATGTAATTAAGTTTTGTTAAAATTAGTTATAAATTATACTCAAACTAgttatatatactatatatattataCAAGAAAATTATTTAGTAATGTCAAACATAGCGACATAAGAAATGTCTACTTTTCTTATTATAATCAAATTCTCTCAATTTAAGTTAAATATACCTGCTTCTTTCTGTTCCCTTGGTACTTCCACATTCTTTGTCTTCATGCACCATTACCGTAACAAGAGAATTCAGTGCTTTTTTGGCCCTTCGGACTTGTCCCTCACCCATGGGTCTAGGTTCAAGAGCAGCCACAGCAATCTCAGCAAGCCTTTGAAGATTCCTAATAGCATCTAGACCAAGAGTTACAGCATTGCAAACATCAAGCGACTTGACGACACGATCAAGGAGTTCCGGGAGGAGTTTGTCAAGAGGTGGTTTGGAGATTTGAGAAGGGTCACGACCCATCATAACAACTGCTTTGAATTCTGCTTCGCAACAAAGAAGTTCATCGAGAAGCTTTCTCAACCAACCGATAGAAAGAAGAGCATCGCTGGAAGGATCTTCTGTTGTGGAAGATAATAGATCAGTGAATCTATCACcaacatgtttttggaaaagttcAAGGTCTTCTAGCTCTTGATCATGATTACCGTCCATTGACATAACTTGGTTTCTTCGAATGCTTATTCTTCCCAAAAAAGAACTTTGATTGTTCTCCGTTGTTGCAGGCATTTTGTTTATTGTTGTTTTCTCTTGAGTGAGAAAATGAAAGCGgtgaagagaaatgaaaatgaaaaaaaggaagaagaaagaaatGATCTAAAGTGTAAGTAAAATGGAAAGGTTTGTAGAAGATAAAGCATTGCCATTAGTTTTGGAAGTTATTATATCCATATATACGCGCAAGATTTAAGGTAAGACGTTCTCTAAGACCATAcagtttctctatttttttctctatcTTTTTTTGGCTAAATTGGTTCACTATTATCCTCTCATTTTCCTATATAGGCAACA contains:
- the LOC131608067 gene encoding protein ROH1A-like: MPATTENNQSSFLGRISIRRNQVMSMDGNHDQELEDLELFQKHVGDRFTDLLSSTTEDPSSDALLSIGWLRKLLDELLCCEAEFKAVVMMGRDPSQISKPPLDKLLPELLDRVVKSLDVCNAVTLGLDAIRNLQRLAEIAVAALEPRPMGEGQVRRAKKALNSLVTVMVHEDKECGSTKGTERSRSFGRRGGNAGNKDRVRSLSWTMARNWSAAKQIHAMSSNLAAPRGADLTGLALPLYIMSTALVFVMWTLAAAIPCQERNGLGTHLPFPRQLAWAQPMIGLQEKIAEEWKKKEKKGSVGLLEEMQKMEKVGQLLIEFAESFQFPAENERLDEVRVHVEELADICRKMEEGLEPLQLQIREVFHRLVRTRTEFLHVLDQAGKLSTPTV